GTTTCAAAAAATACCAAGGATAGGATTCAAGAAGTTCCTACTGACATTGATGATACAATAACATTATTGAACAAACACAAAGATCAAACATTAGAGAATGCTAATAATATAAGAACCAAGGAAAGTAAGCCTGAAAAACCTGAAAAACCTAAAAGACAATTGAAAATAAGATCAAACTCGTTACAAGATTATAAAGAAAAGTTACGAAGAAAAGCAGAGTGCatgagagaaaaaaggaaaaaattatATGAACAAGAAAGTGAAGAACAGCGGCAACAGAGATTAGCAAAGGAGGCAGCAAAAAGACGAGAAATGAGAATGTATTATGAAACACCAGagcaaagaagaaaaagattagATGCAGAAGCTGCAAGGAAAAGAGAGTACAGAATGTATAATGAAACACCTGAAGACAGAAGAAAAAGGTTAGATCGTGAAGCAGAAAGAAGAAGAATGAAAAGGCTTTCGCTGTATGCTAGTGAAACTCCTGaacaaagaagagaaagatTAAATAGAGAATCAGCGAAGAGAAGAGAGGCTCGACTTAACCAATATGCTAAAGAAAcacaagaagaaagaaaagaaagattaaAGAGAGATGCTTTGAGAGTTAGAGAAATGAGATTTACTAGATCTGCTATTGAAACAGAAGAGGAGCGCAAACAAAGGTTAGTAAAAGATGCTCTTCGAAAAAGGGAGGTAAGAATGCATGGACGTCATTCGGTGAATAATAATTTCACTGAACTTCAAACGGTTCGCAATTTTGAAGAATTAAACAATGTGCAGATAAAGGAGAATCCTGATAATAAATTGGGAGGTCATTACTTAAGTAACTGGATGATGTGGTTCCAAAATTCATTAGTCCAACCTGTTCATGTTGAAGAACAAATCATCAAATCTCAATCAGAAAGTAATGgataaaaaatttgtataataaatttttagtaCTGTATATATTCTCTTTAAACATCTATACACGAAACATAAATCATGTAAGATGATTTgtacatattatttatacaatatctATGCTTGAAATATAATAGCAAAATATAACATATTCTATGGCTGCATCAACATAATATTTAGAATATACACCATACATAAATAATGGTTCTTATAtactgtacaattttatttttaatatttatatactttaCAATCAAGTACGATTATGTTATCATATATTGTTAAGAATGTAAAAACTtgttatttactatatttattaATGTAAGATAAAATTCAATGACTAATGAATACTATAAACATTTGAAACGTTTAATATCATTAAACTTTGTATCCTAAAAATTACAAAgtatattcaaaagttttacTATTTTGAAAGATGtacaaaatatgataaaattattgcattgttattctattatttaatataaataacaaaaaagaatttattaatgtattaaaattGTAAAGAATTAGAATGATACATTTGTgtgagataaaaaaaatacatacTTCTTAACAGTGCCTTTTTGTTCACTGTTCTACAAAAGCAATTTGTAATGTGATTCAAActatttatacatatgtatatatcattTAATTATGAATGAATGATTCTGATAAAAATATGACTACTTCTTAAACTATACATACATTGTCATGCGACTTTCCTACAAGTTCCTTTATATGGAATAAAATAAGATAATATCGTTATcataaaattttgtttcattaataatcttattttccttttctaatcttcttctctgtctcttatgtttaaaatttattattaattaatgggTGGCCCAGCCAAATGGTTTAACCTAAATATCTGCCTTATTTATTACTGTATGAAAAAAGTTCTCAGGATAAAGTTACACTATTTCAAGGGTCACAAATAACAACAAAAATAGTTTTCTCTCATGGTCATCTTTTTACGAGATTTGAAGACAATCAGTAattctttaaataaaaatacatatttatttttcgaTATTCTTGCAGAATATAAAAAGACAAATTCGACGACTTTCATTACCATATCGTTCCCACTATTTAATCTTCAGATATTTGCATCAAAAATAAACATGTgtaatgtttaattgttcaatagacaaatgttaaaattaaaaaattccaatttctcagaatttattaatttttgcatGTTCAATTTATAACCCAAGGTATTAATTAACATTACTCTTATTGAAAGTTATAAGCAAATTTCAAAAATCGTCCAATCTAAGAACAACGATACGCTATAACCATCTAGCGGTGAAAAGGTGGAACTAATCTCTttatgatgaaattaaaaaattgaatttctCTGTCTATAAGGCGAATCCATGACCTGttcagaaattaaattaatgttttaattcTCAGAAATCATCTTTGTCTAATATTATTCCGACTatctatataattaattaattacattacattacattaatgTAAAGTGCTCTATTTGAACATATTTTTTGCATCGTGCACCATCTATCAGCGAGTCAGTAATACTAACAAGACGTACATTTTTTAACTGGCAGATAGACCATGTGGTTTACGATCCTTGGCTGTATGTGATATCATGAACGCCGTGGTATATGCCGACTAGTGAGTTTATAACCTATATTATAAACTAAATATTTTTAGAGCAATCAAaattaaattgatattttaaaaaataagttTGGATCATTCGATaaacattttaatataatatcattgatcgtaaaattttttaaaataaatactgTGCATTTACTATATAAAAAATAGATAAGAGAATAAGTGAATAAATGTTGACATTTCTTCATAgttaaatgaataaaattaatatatatatttgatatataaataaaaaatgggtttaacaaaacaatatttgagatatgtacCAGCTGggaatttaaatataattattagttCTTCCTGTAATGTTGTTTTTGTAACATTGCAAGAACAAGAAGGTAGATTTGTAGCAGTTGGAGCATGTGAACATGTTTTTATATGGGATTTACGCCTTGGAGAAAAGgtaaattgtaaattatttttaatttatgttCTTACAATAGATCATATTATAATTATCGAAATTTCTGATATTTCAGGTTCAGGTATTATCAGGTGAAAAAGTAAATGTAACATACTTAGCTGCATCTCCTAATAAACAACATATAGCAGTTGGTTATGCAGATGgtactataaaaatatttgacttaaaAACAGGAGAAAATACAAGTATATTTGTTGGTCATAGATCTGAAATTACAACTTTGATATATGATAGAGGAGGACATAGATTAGCATCAGGTTCAAaggtaaaataatttaatagaagAAGAAGAGCATAAAAGTGcatgaaataattttcaattacaTGTTTTCAGGATACAGATATTATTCTTTGGGATACTGTAGCTGAGACTGGTATATGTAGATTAACTGGACATAAAGGTGTAATAACAGATTTAGCATTCATGAAAGATCacaatattattattagtagTAGTAAAGATACTTTTGTCAAATTTTGGGATTTAGATAAtgaacataattttagaactcTTGTTGGTCATAGAACAgaagtaaatataattttaaatatatataatgatggttaatttaattacataatATATTGATAACAATACTTCTATCATTTAAGGTTTGGGGTTTAGTTTTAATTAAAGATGATCAATATTTAATAACTGGTTGCAATGATAATGAACTACGTATATGGCAAATATCTTTCACTGAAGGTGAAGCTGTAGACTTTGATGTTAATTTACATGATTTAACTCTCGCTGATGATGCTGAAATCAGCAATGTGGTATATTCtcttttgatttaataaatatttatatttggaatatatttattagattagtatttaatgaaaatatattgtattagaAACATCCTTTAAAATGTGGAAAAGTTGGAAGTATACTAAGAAGTGGTCATGGAAGAGTTGCGTCTCTCAATGTTGATACTACTCATACAGTTATTGGATGTCATGGTTTGGACAATACCGTAGAATTATTTCAACTATTACCTGACACTAAAATAAAAGATAACATTCTTAAACGGTTacgaaaagaaaggaagaaagcaGAGAAGTATGCAAAGACATTTTTGTAGTATATTTGTAAAAACAAATGTTTTTTAAATATGCAAATATCTTTTTATgtgacatttttatttttttgataGAAGTGAAGAAAATACAGAAACAAATTTCTCAGGAACACCAACTATAAAGGATGAATTCATACGTCTACCTTTTATCAAAGTATCTGCTAAAGCTAAAGGATT
Above is a window of Bombus affinis isolate iyBomAffi1 chromosome 5, iyBomAffi1.2, whole genome shotgun sequence DNA encoding:
- the LOC126916342 gene encoding trichohyalin-like isoform X2, coding for MELTETSVQIRDCSIDFIPVYIKQENDEHETDFNDIEIINAAQNFCSIEIKESKGCGTINNNEESNINNKSNTQNTNNLNNPNSALNITQQNETCNINGILNSSVYLQNLDYENINIEIQKPTNQIAEVFINQNEQIQTTNYNVSTVTIPSELLGLNLNIKKENELDQETVYTTEWLCNVNNETDLRLKVSKNTKDRIQEVPTDIDDTITLLNKHKDQTLENANNIRTKESKPEKPEKPKRQLKIRSNSLQDYKEKLRRKAECMREKRKKLYEQESEEQRQQRLAKEAAKRREMRMYYETPEQRRKRLDAEAARKREYRMYNETPEDRRKRLDREAERRRMKRLSLYASETPEQRRERLNRESAKRREARLNQYAKETQEERKERLKRDALRVREMRFTRSAIETEEERKQR
- the LOC126916342 gene encoding trichohyalin-like isoform X1; this translates as MELTETSVQIRDCSIDFIPVYIKQENDEHETDFNDIEIINAAQNFCSIEIKESKGCGTINNNEESNINNKSNTQNTNNLNNPNSALNITQQNETCNINGILNSSVYLQNLDYENINIEIQKPTNQIAEVFINQNEQIQTTNYNVSTVTIPSELLGLNLNIKKENELDQETVYTTEWLCNVNNETDLRLKVSKNTKDRIQEVPTDIDDTITLLNKHKDQTLENANNIRTKESKPEKPEKPKRQLKIRSNSLQDYKEKLRRKAECMREKRKKLYEQESEEQRQQRLAKEAAKRREMRMYYETPEQRRKRLDAEAARKREYRMYNETPEDRRKRLDREAERRRMKRLSLYASETPEQRRERLNRESAKRREARLNQYAKETQEERKERLKRDALRVREMRFTRSAIETEEERKQRLVKDALRKREVRMHGRHSVNNNFTELQTVRNFEELNNVQIKENPDNKLGGHYLSNWMMWFQNSLVQPVHVEEQIIKSQSESNG
- the LOC126916342 gene encoding trichohyalin-like isoform X3; the protein is MELTETSVQIRDCSIDFIPVYIKQENDEHETDFNDIEIINAAQNFCSIEIKESKGCGTINNNEESNINNKSNTQNTNNLNNPNSALNITQQNETCNINGILNSSVYLQNLDYENINIEIQKPTNQIAEVFINQNEQIQTTNYNVSTVTIPSELLGLNLNIKKENELDQETVYTTEWLCNVNNETDLRLKVSKNTKDRIQEVPTDIDDTITLLNKHKDQTLENANNIRTKESKPEKPEKPKRQLKIRSNSLQDYKEKLRRKAECMREKRKKLYEQESEEQRQQRLAKEAAKRREMRMYYETPEQRRKRLDAEAARKREYRMYNETPEDRRKRLDREAERRRMKRLSLYASETPEQRRERLNRESAKRREARLNQYAKETQEERKERLKRDALRVREMRFTRSAIETEEERKQR